Proteins from one Malaya genurostris strain Urasoe2022 chromosome 2, Malgen_1.1, whole genome shotgun sequence genomic window:
- the LOC131431029 gene encoding large ribosomal subunit protein mL62: MNKVGLSLLQKCMSLRILSPYHAMERNYSFKSDLSLDRIYPSSNLRLYTVNPPPSVDNKFNGFIPLDKLDITYSRSSGPGGQNVNTTNSKVDVRFHLESAAWLSEGTRKRLAEQHKSRINKDGYLVIKSELTRSQQMNMADILEKLRTYIREAKKPQSAELSPETEEKLRRRHEKATRERLAIKRNRSQTKADRQAPVM; this comes from the exons ATGAATAAAGTTGGACTAAGTTTACTGCAGAAATGCATGAGTTTAAGAATTCTAAGCCCTTATCATGCTATGGAAAGAAATTATAGTTTTAAAAGTGACCTTTCTTTGGACAGAATCTATCCCTCAAGCAACTTACGATTATACACCGTAAATCCACCG CCATCAGTCGACAATAAGTTCAACGGTTTCATTCCACTTGATAAATTGGACATCACATATAGTCGAAGTAGTGGCCCTGGTGGTCAGAATGTCAACACCACCAACTCCAAAGTTGACGTACGGTTTCATTTGGAAAGCGCTGCCTGGCTTTCCGAAGGTACCAGAAAGCGACTGGCCGAACAA CACAAGTCTCGTATAAACAAAGATGGGTATTTGGTTATAAAAAGTGAATTGACTCGATCCCAGCAAATGAACATGGCCGATATTCTGGAGAAATTACGAACATACATTCGTGAAGCGAAAAAGCCTCAATCTGCGGAATTGTCTCCAGAAACAGAGGAAAAACTAAGACGTAGACACGAGAAAGCGACCAGGGAGCGTTTAGCGATTAAGCGAAATCGATCGCAAACGAAAGCAGATCGCCAGGCACCAGTTATGtag
- the LOC131431028 gene encoding 18S rRNA aminocarboxypropyltransferase, producing MKKSFNFRKKSHRTTANSGKHKRLAENLADLAISSTDSSGEEDTNESSSTDYIPENKFDVGKPPNFPVSMWDLNHCDPKKCSGRKLARHRMINNLRLGQKFPGLVLTPVGINCVSPLDKTIIENSGIAVVDCSWARLAETPFNKMKSPNPRLLPFLVAANPINYGKPCKLSCVEAIAASMYITGYKEEAMWYLSKFSWGHSFLELNAELLDLYSACQSSKEILEVQNEYLEKAKDEQISRNRDLDLPPSESDSSE from the exons ATGAAGAAATCTTTTAATTTTCGAAAGAAAAGCCATCGAACCACTGCAAACAGTGGCAAACACAAAAGGCTAGCGGAAAATCTTGCAGATCTAGCGATTAGTTCAACAGACAGCTCCGGTGAAGAAGATACCAATGAGAGTTCTTCCACTGATTATATACCGGAGAATAAATTCGACGTTGGAAAACCACCCAATTTCCCAGTCAGTATGTGGGATTTGAATCATTGTGATCCCAAAAAATGTTCCGGTAGAAAACTTGCACGGCATAGAATGATTAACAACTTACGGTTAGGACAGAA aTTTCCAGGATTAGTTCTAACTCCGGTTGGTATCAACTGCGTGAGTCCTTTAGACAAAACCATCATAGAAAACTCCGGAATCGCTGTTGTAGATTGTTCATGGGCTCGACTTGCTGAAACACCTTTCAACAAAATGAAGTCTCCTAATCCCCGTCTATTACCCTTTCTTGTCGCTGCTAATCCAA TTAACTACGGTAAACCCTGCAAGTTGTCGTGCGTAGAAGCGATAGCCGCTTCCATGTACATTACCGGATACAAAGAAGAAGCCATGTGGTATCTGAGTAAGTTTTCATGGGGACATTCATTCTTAGAGCTGAATGCTGAGCTACTAGATCTGTATTCGGCCTGCCAAAGTAGTAAGGAGATTCTTGAGGTGCAGAATGAATATTTGGAAAAGGCTAAAGACGAACAAATTAGTAGAAATCGTGATTTAGATCTACCTCCCAGTGAAAGTGATAGTAgtgaataa
- the LOC131431026 gene encoding eukaryotic peptide chain release factor GTP-binding subunit ERF3A, whose translation MAQDSDSNEISAKFSTLNVNALEFVPSFATSAASAAVVAAAVDPVPATVSSTTGTSSSGGGNSPTSAAATPTPPSSSAAPTPMDVKGDEEAKTPENNESEPLDSWDAEEDSILTPEDEEMELDDVEVDGENAVKVSKKKIPKVEESKSKKEHVNVVFIGHVDAGKSTIGGQIMSLTGMVDKRTLEKYEREAREKSRESWYLSWALDTNQEERDKGKTVEVGRAYFETEKKHFTILDAPGHKSFVPNMIGGAAQADLAVLVISARKGEFETGFDRGGQTREHAMLAKTAGVKHLVVLVNKMDDPTVNWDVERYNECKDKILPYLKKLGFNPAKDLTFMPVSGFTGQGLREQIDEAICPWYRGPAFIPFIDELPSLNRKTDGPFIMPIVDKYKDMGTVLMGKVESGVAKKGTNLLVMPNRTQVSVDQLWSDDEEVTAVGPGENVKIKVKGIEEEDVSPGFVLCDASNPIKTGKVFDAQVVILEHKSIICAGYSAVMHIHCAAEEITVKALICLVDKKTGEKSKTRPRFVKQDQVAIMRIECSGLICLEQFKLFPQMGRFTLRDENKTIAIGKVLKVIE comes from the exons ATGGCCCAAGATAGTGACTCGAACGAGATTAGTGCGAAATTCTCCACCCTAAATGTGAATGCACTGGAATTCGTACCGAGCTTTGCCACTTCGGCTGCCTCGGCCGCCGTCGTAGCAGCAGCCGTAGATCCCGTCCCAGCAACGGTATCCAGTACCACAGGTACATCCTCGTCTGGTGGTGGCAATTCGCCGACATCTGCCGCGGCCACACCGACGCCTCCGTCAAGCAGTGCGGCACCCACTCCAATGGATGTCAAAGGAGACGAGGAGGCCAAAACCCCGGAAAATAATG AAAGTGAGCCTCTAGACAGTTGGGACGCGGAGGAAGACTCAATTTTGACGCCCGAAGATGAGGAAATGGAATTGGACGATGTCGAGGTGGACGGTGAAAATGCGGTCAAAGTATCCAAAAAGAAAATTCCAAAAGTTGAAGAAAGCAAAAGCAAGAAAGAGCATGTGAATGTAGTTTTCATCGGACACGTTG ATGCCGGTAAATCCACCATCGGTGGCCAGATAATGTCCCTCACAGGAATGGTAGACAAACGAACTTTGGAAAAGTATGAGCGAGAAGCACGTGAAAAATCCCGAGAAAGCTGGTACTTATCGTGGGCACTTGACACAAACCAAGAAG AACGAGACAAAGGCAAAACGGTGGAGGTAGGCCGAGCCTATTTTGAGACTGAGAAGAAACATTTCACCATCCTAGATGCACCAGGACACAAGAGTTTTGTACCGAACATGATCGGAGGGGCGGCCCAGGCTGATCTAGCAGTATTGGTTATATCAGCTCGAAAAGGCGAATTTGAGACCGGTTTTGATAGGGGAGGGCAGACGCGAGAACATGCGATGTTAGCGAAGACAGCCGGGGTCAAGCATTTGGTCGTGTTGGTAAACAAAATGGACGATCCAACGGTGAATTGGGACGTGGAGCGGTACAACGAATGCAAAGACAAAATTTTACCATACCTCAAGAAGCTGGG CTTCAATCCTGCCAAGGATCTGACATTTATGCCTGTGTCTGGTTTTACTGGTCAAGGTCTTCGGGAACAGATTGACGAAGCCATTTGCCCGTGGTACCGAGGGCCAGCCTTTATTCCATTCATTGACGAGCTGCCTTCGCTGAACAGGAAGACCGACGGTCCTTTCATTATGCCGATCGTGGATAAATACAAGGACATGGGAACGGTACTGATGGGTAAGGTTGAATCTGGTGTAGCAAAAAAAGGAACCAATCTACTCGTGATGCCTAATAGA ACTCAAGTGTCAGTCGATCAGCTGTGGTCGGATGACGAGGAAGTGACAGCTGTGGGGCCTGGCGAAAATGTCAAAATCAAAGTGAAA GGCATAGAGGAAGAGGATGTCTCACCCGGTTTCGTGCTGTGCGACGCTTCCAATCCAATCAAAACTGGCAAAGTTTTCGATGCGCAAGTAGTTATCCTAGAACATAAATCAATTATCTGTGCGGGCTATTCGGCGGTGATGCATATACACTGTGCAGCGGAGGAAATTACTGTTAAG GCTCTCATTTGTTTAGTGGATAAAAAGACTGGCGAGAAATCAAAGACGCGGCCACGCTTCGTCAAGCAGGACCAGGTCGCCATCATGAGAATTGAATGTTCTGGGTTGATTTGTCTCGAGCAGTTTAAACTCTTTCCGCAGATGGGTCGTTTTACGTTGCGAGATGAAA ACAAAACTATCGCCATTGGTAAAGTGCTGAAGGTTATTGAGTAA